The DNA segment TAACAAGAACCATGAGATAAATAAGGGAACATTCAcaactcatcatccaaaGCCAATAATATCAAATGATAAATGTAGTAGTATAACAACATCTATATACAatcccctctccttctcccgctcccccctcccccatctaaataagcaccaccaccccctctctcctctttcaAAGAAAACCCAAACGATGTAAACCCACTCTCCCAAACGACAGCACCAAGTAAAAAAAATCCTATTTCAATTCCCATAcagcaaaacaacaaaaacaacaccaacaacaacagacatCCCATACATttctccccaccaacctACCCGACCATCCAAAACATTCAATGCAGACAGGCGGTAACAAAACGTCTAAAGCACTACTGAACAATACCCCTCTTTCTAACAATAAAcctcaaccatcaaccaagAACAAACTGTGTCTCTGTAATGAATGAAAAGTgaatgagaaaaaaaagagcgtCCATAATCAGGATCGTCAGTCAGCCTCAGTGTAATAGCAgtcccctccaacaaacaTATCGGCCCCTTTGGTTGATTGTAAAAAGAATAATGTGTGTGTAATGTCTGATAAAAACTGTATGTTGAATAAGAaagcaagaagagaaaaaaatgagtttttgtgtgtgtatgtgtcCTTgtaagagagagaggtgttTTGTGCAGTTGGTATCATGAGGTCTGGTTCTTCCAAGATAACGACAcacagagagagacagagagagaatgaaaaggagagagaagaaaaacgacaagaaaagggggttcCTGATCCACCCCACTGAATTCAATCAAacgcaacagcaacaaaaaaaacgCAAAGAAACAAAGCCAAATCCCAgtttccatccatcatcctccccccttagTAATCATTAAGCCGCTCGCTACACAACTTTCCCTTTCCtacttccccctcctccttctcatcctcaatcCTAATCGTGACGATCGCCACCGACGAACCCGAAAACCAcatctccctcgtcctctcccaATCCCTCTGATCAGgcgtcaccaccctcttgCCCTTTTCCATTGTCGAGCCGTCATCCCTCTAAGAACTCCCATTGACCCTCGGCAGCGGGGGCAGCGCCTTATCCAAACTATCCCTACTGATCTGGTTCTTCACATGCCCCTGGTCCAACCGGCTCTTTTGGCTCCCCGACAAGCTCCTCAACCCGCCACCTTGACCATACCCGCTATCCACGCTGTCTGGCTTCATCATGGTGTGATGCGAGACGCCGCCATAGCCATGGCCTGTTTTGGGCGGCGTCGGAGGCGGTCTCCCTGAATCGCTGCCCCTACTCCTACCACCCATCAAATGGCTGGTAAAGGTCCCTGTGCGGAAATCATCACCGTCCTTTGCGGGGGTGGGCGGTCGGTGGTCGTCTTCTTGACTGAGACGACTCGTGTGTGATTTCTGACTGCGGCGGGACTTGGTTGACTGGCTTTCAGCCGCTTCCTCTACCACCGGCAGAACTGCTGTGTCTCGACGGTCACCAAGCGGTGGGGACTGATGTTTCCCGCTGCTGGAACCAGGGTTATTGGACGGAGAGGCGGTAGTTCGGAGAGTTCGATCAGGTATGTTCTCCTCGCTCGGGCCGCGATGCTCGCTTCTCCTTGCTTGCTCCTCAGCCTTTTGCATCGTGAGCTCAACCTCGGGAGATTTCATGCCCGACGACGAGGCTCCCGGTGGCGCTGGAGGGAGGTAGCTTGGTACTGGAGGAGCTGCATTCGACGAGCGGCCCCGGAGACTATTCCAGCTGCCTACCCGTTGTCGTTCCTCCGAGGCGGCAGCAGCTGCTTGGGCCGCGTCTctttcttgagcttctcgcaAAGCCTCCTCCTGTGACATTGTTACGCCGTTGATAAAGTTGATGAATCTCTCGCCGTACTCATGTGGCGGGAGGGCCGAGATCTGCGTGCGATCGCTCGACAGGCCCTTCCAAAAGTGCTCGATCTTTTTGATCATGCCGTACTGTAGTCATGTTAgcacaccccctccttcagtCTGACGAGAAACTTACGTGAGTGAGACAATCAATCACCCCCAGGTAGTAAATCTCATCCCCCGGTGCATTATCCTCATGCGTCGCCCTGaatcctccatcatcctgGTTAAACACAAAGCCGGACTTCTGCCCGTCCTCAAGCTCATCCGGCATCCTGCTACTAGTTTCGCCCATGGGCACTGGCTTCTCCGTCTGGATCATCTGCCTCAGCTCTCTCGCCTTCCGCTGGTTCTCCAGCTTTGACGGCGTCCTCATCAGAACCGAGTGAGGGTTCTCATCCTCCGGAACGCCATTGCCCCCCGGGTTGAACACCCGCAACGTCTTATCCCGTAAGTTTTCCTCGTTCCCTCTCTGAAGATCGTGGATGCCTATCAGCAGCGAGTAATCCATGATGTGCAGCTTCTGCAACAACCGCACATCCTTCTGCAGTTGCTCCAAGAacatcttctttttctgaaTCCCCAGCTCAAGATGTCTCTTCCGCCGCAGCCAGTTCAGATCCTTCAGCGTTGCCCTCGGGTTGttcgccagctcctcctccctgtAGTCTCGCCCAATCGTCGAGCCCTTCAAGTCGAAAGTCTGGTGGATGTCCCGGTGTGGCGGGAACAGGTTGTTCATGACGACAAAGTGGATCTTTTTGCCGTAGGGCATCTTGACCCGGTGAAGACCGTAAAACTGCGAAAGCAGagtgttggggttgttggtgacatGCTGGTAGTAATCCTTCAAGATCTTCCTGAGAAACTTGTGCTCGGCGTGGTGGATCGTCTTGATGATGTACTTGTAGTCCCGCGAAAAGTAGAAAAAGCTTCCACTCTTGCCCGGCGACCCAAGCTCTGACAAGATGTACTTACCCGTCAAGGACATGAGATAGTCGGCGGGATCGAGGCGGAACAGTGCTCGCAGGTGGCGGAAGACCCACGGAGCATAGTCCTTGAACTTGAAGTCGTACTTGGCCGACGGCACCAGTTCGTTTCCGGCACTTTCTGAATGTTAGCTTAGTTTCCTGGAGTTGCCGATCGTTCCACTCACATATCGAAAGTAGACTTCTGCTTGACGTCGAAGTCGGCGTCCGTCAGCTGCCGGTCAAGTTTCGCGTTGGTTCTCGACACGGCCACACGGATGCCAGTCAACATATTGTATGCCGTCACCCAGTTCGCGTGCGTCTCATCCACCTTTGTCCCGACCAGCACCctgtcatcatcctcaatttccctccttcttctcttggtAGCGCGCTTTTGCCTGTACGCTTCGGCCCACCGCATGGCATCTTCATCCGGCATCACCTCATGGTGGGCCTCCGAATGGAGAGATCTCGTGTTCCTCCTAGCCAAACTCAACGATGCTCTCCTAACTCCGCCGCCAATGGTGGGCGAGAATCTGCCGCTAGCATAACCTTCGGCCCCATCCCGCGATCCGCGCCCTTGTGTTACCTTGGGAACCTCGAGTGTGTGACGGTGCTTGATCCcaggggcaggtggtggtggtggtgctagCGGGCCTGAGGCAGTCGGGCCGGGAAATGGAGGGGAAGAATATCTGTGTGGCGCCTTTTGGTTTTTCGGTTCCGGGCTTAAAGAATCGGACGTCGCGGTCGAGGCGTTGACAGGCAAGGTTGCTACCGACGACTCGTTGTTATCCTGAACTGTGCGAATGCCCCCTTTACTTATTGGCCGCGCATATGGGTCGGCCTGCGCGGTACCGTTACCGTC comes from the Podospora pseudocomata strain CBS 415.72m chromosome 5, whole genome shotgun sequence genome and includes:
- the MSS4 gene encoding Phosphatidylinositol-4-phosphate 5-kinase (COG:T; EggNog:ENOG503NW6Q), coding for MPSFLPDGSAAIDSQSSGLVHLDQAAQYGLSNPGKVNVHVARQPHSHTSNESFDESSYNSSNSSQTSEASADPRTRLNHDVNGEYPKKAPPSMNTLPNGSPAGGLTNGLGNTTIDSTSRKPLPNGNSTVLVDRTLKANGRGNDSTTSSPQEAFPRISVSSGLDGNGTAQADPYARPISKGGIRTVQDNNESSVATLPVNASTATSDSLSPEPKNQKAPHRYSSPPFPGPTASGPLAPPPPPAPGIKHRHTLEVPKVTQGRGSRDGAEGYASGRFSPTIGGGVRRASLSLARRNTRSLHSEAHHEVMPDEDAMRWAEAYRQKRATKRRRREIEDDDRVLVGTKVDETHANWVTAYNMLTGIRVAVSRTNAKLDRQLTDADFDVKQKSTFDIAGNELVPSAKYDFKFKDYAPWVFRHLRALFRLDPADYLMSLTGKYILSELGSPGKSGSFFYFSRDYKYIIKTIHHAEHKFLRKILKDYYQHVTNNPNTLLSQFYGLHRVKMPYGKKIHFVVMNNLFPPHRDIHQTFDLKGSTIGRDYREEELANNPRATLKDLNWLRRKRHLELGIQKKKMFLEQLQKDVRLLQKLHIMDYSLLIGIHDLQRGNEENLRDKTLRVFNPGGNGVPEDENPHSVLMRTPSKLENQRKARELRQMIQTEKPVPMGETSSRMPDELEDGQKSGFVFNQDDGGFRATHEDNAPGDEIYYLGVIDCLTHYGMIKKIEHFWKGLSSDRTQISALPPHEYGERFINFINGVTMSQEEALREAQERDAAQAAAAASEERQRVGSWNSLRGRSSNAAPPVPSYLPPAPPGASSSGMKSPEVELTMQKAEEQARRSEHRGPSEENIPDRTLRTTASPSNNPGSSSGKHQSPPLGDRRDTAVLPVVEEAAESQSTKSRRSQKSHTSRLSQEDDHRPPTPAKDGDDFRTGTFTSHLMGGRSRGSDSGRPPPTPPKTGHGYGGVSHHTMMKPDSVDSGYGQGGGLRSLSGSQKSRLDQGHVKNQISRDSLDKALPPLPRVNGSS